Proteins encoded in a region of the Melospiza georgiana isolate bMelGeo1 chromosome 2, bMelGeo1.pri, whole genome shotgun sequence genome:
- the ZDHHC23 gene encoding palmitoyltransferase ZDHHC23, producing MEEPLCCCEYVDRRGRRNHLAACCCDCEELDDGCDRWLTCKSLPPGALERIADTIADRLRVPWFSGAVKINVSLVPPLVLLPVFLHVAALHFLLGLIILTSLPVVVLWYYYLTHRRKERTLFFLSLGLFSLGYMYYVFLREVVPRGHVEHSQVVTLTCGLILMLAALSRAKRDPGYLPIPAGNEKPSHQGLHNKSFRGSSGGLHGISGAASSRAVNGEAKGYCSMSAEQPAGVKKDWCTKCQLIRPARTGHCRLCGRCVRRLDHHCVWINSCVGEQNHQAFILALSFFMLTSVYGITLTLHTICRGRSLFVALFYCPGAYSDYSSALSFTCVWYCAIVTAGMGYILLIQVLNISYNVTEREARLALRDNTGRRLLGGLVIDTGQYNRGLLCNWGHFLSLGASPPQRSAEDIV from the exons atGGAGGAGCCGCTCTGCTGCTGCGAGTACGTGGACCGGCGCGGCCGGCGCAACCACCTGGCGGCGTGCTGCTGCGACTGCGAGGAGCTGGACGACGGCTGCGACAG GTGGCTGACGTGCAAATCCCTGCCCCCGGGAGCGCTGGAGAGGATCGCCGACACCATCGCGGACCGGCTGCGGGTCCCCTGGTTCTCGGGGGCCGTGAAGATCAACGTCAGCCTCGTGCCGCCGCTCGTCCTGCTGCCCGTCTTCCTCCACGTCGCCGCCCTGCACTTCCTGCTGGGGCTCATCATCCTGACGTCCCTGCCCGTTGTGGTGCTGTGGTATTACTACCTCACCCACCGGAGGAAGGAACGGACTCTGTTCTTCTTGAGCCTGGGGCTCTTCTCCTTGGGATATATGTACTATGTGTTTCTCCGGGAGGTGGTTCCCCGGGGCCACGTGGAGCATTCCCAAGTGGTCACTCTCACGTGCGGGTTAATTCTTATGCTTGCAGCCCTGTCTCGAGCCAAGAGGGACCCTGGCTAccttcccatcccagcaggcaACGAGAAGCCATCGCACCAGGGTTTGCACAACAAGAGTTTTAGAGGGAGCTCCGGCGGGCTCCATGGCATCTCGGGTGCTGCCAGCAGTCGTGCTGTGAATGGGGAGGCTAAAGGTTATTGCAGCATGTCAGCTGAGCAGCCAGCAGGTGTGAAAAAGGACTGGTGCACTAAATGCCAGCTGATCAGGCCAGCCCGAACAGGGCACTGCCGGCTTTGTGGCAGGTGCGTGAGGAGGCTGGACCATCACTGTGTCTG GATTAACAGCTGCGTAGGGGAGCAGAACCATCAAGCTTTCATCCTTGCACTCTCCTTCTTCATGCTCACCTCTGTGTATGGGATTACCTTGACCCTGCACACCATCTGTAGGGGCCGAAGTCTGTTTGTGGCATTGTTCTACTGCCCCGGGGCCTATTCTGACTACAG ctctgctctgtcgTTCACCTGTGTGTGGTACTGTGCCATTGTAACAGCTGGCATGGGATACATCCTCCTTATCCAGGTGTTGAACATCAGCTACAACGTGACTGAGAGGGAAGCTCGGCTGGCTCTGCGGGACAACACTGGGCGCAGGCTGCTGGGTGGGTTAGTGATAGACACTGGCCAGTACAACAGGGGACTCCTGTGCAACTGGGGCCACTTCCTGAGCCTGGGGGCTTCTCCTCCACAGCGCTCTGCCGAGGATATCGTGTGA